The following coding sequences lie in one Arachis stenosperma cultivar V10309 chromosome 5, arast.V10309.gnm1.PFL2, whole genome shotgun sequence genomic window:
- the LOC130980975 gene encoding uncharacterized protein LOC130980975: protein MRGKGFICDLMLIALYDTRASHSFIAFDKATELGLRISDLAFNLHVHTPSQTVVTRLSCRQIPFKIEDRSFVHDLFYLLMLGLEMILGFDWLSKNRVLLDCFERSIHFMLEGKGGVVVAEGSYLNSVMVKCSGKECQFYILLATNALGDEQKLDRISVVREFSEVFSEDIPKFSPQREIEFVIDLVPGARPVSITL, encoded by the coding sequence ATGAGAGGTAAAGGTTTTATTTGTGATCTCATGTTGATTGCATTGTATGATACACGAGcttcacattcattcattgcatttgataAGGCTACTgaactagggttgagaatctcaGACTTAGCTTTTAACTTGCATGTGCATACCCCGTCTCAAACAGTTGTAACTAGATTAAGTTGTAGGCAGATACCTTTCAAGATCGAGGATAGATCTTTTGTTCATGACTTATTCTATTTGCTTATGCTTGGGTTGGAGATGATTTTGGGGTTTGATTGGTTGTCAAAGAACCGAGTGCTGTTGGATTGCTTTGAGCGATCAATTCACTTTATGTTAGAAGGAAAAGGAGGAGTAGTTGTAGCTGAGGGATCTTACCTGAACTCTGTAATGGTGAAATGTAGTGGAAAAGAATGTCAGTTTTATATACTTTTAGCTACGAATGCTTTAGGTGATGAACAAAAGTTAGACCGAATTTCGGTAGTTAGGGAGTTTTCCGAAGTGTTTTCTGAAGATATTCCCAAATTTTCACCTCAAAGGGAAATTGAATTCGTGATAGACTTGGTGCCGGGAGCCAGACCAGTGTCAATTACACTGTAG